The Candidatus Binatia bacterium genomic interval ACCCAAGCCGGACGACGGCAACGACGCGGTTCGCATGCCCTATTACGGGGAACGTAAAGTGTAACGATCAGGAGGCCGACATGGACGTGGACTTCTCAGGCAAGTGGCACAATCAGCATCACTCGGAGCTGAACCTCACCGTCAGTGATGACGGAATAGTTTCCGGCACCTTCCACACAGCAGTGGGTTCTCCCAGCCCCGCCGAGGGATTCCCACTGACCGGGTTTGTGTGTGGCGACCTGATCACCTTTTCCGTGAGCTTCGGCAAATTCCAATCCGTCACCGCGTGGGCCGGGCAACACACCGTCGAAGATGGCGTGGAGGAGATT includes:
- a CDS encoding avidin/streptavidin family protein, which produces MDVDFSGKWHNQHHSELNLTVSDDGIVSGTFHTAVGSPSPAEGFPLTGFVCGDLITFSVSFGKFQSVTAWAGQHTVEDGVEEIETMWHLAVNIEDRAEKDWLWSGIRSGADTFLRGRSPAGARRSRSAPSHPLGRLKVK